Part of the Vigna unguiculata cultivar IT97K-499-35 chromosome 3, ASM411807v1, whole genome shotgun sequence genome, acataagattttaaaataaaaaatacgttagtaccaatattttatactaatttcaatatttaagttacaaaaaactttaatataaataaaaaattataaaaatgttagctgtcacaaaatttaatttttaaaaataacttctgtaaaatcataacataaaaataacattacatagtaaaattcattcaaaataaaataagatattgaattaatttataattttttttaataaattaattataaatattttatatttttctcaaagaaagagtaaagtaaaaaattaagaaaaaataaaataaatatttcaatatgaaagagaaagaatagaacgtaaaacataaaacacataAGTCTAATTCTTATcctaatatcaatattttatttgaggtaTTTTGCTCTTTCAATCTACTATAGTTTAATAGTTAACTTAGTTAACTTAACATaagtttagtttcttaaaactGAACTATTTTATAGTACAGaccaattattattattatgaataatttagtatattttagtttaatataatacaattaaCTATAGTTTAGTAAATTATGTCTAGCCCTAGTTTAACCTATGAATTAAGTGAAATTAGATTCACTTCAACTCACATTAAAAAATagactgaatttttttttaatataatctgATTCGAATATACGATGAACCGGTTTAACTTATAGATAAAAATTACATCTCTAATATTGTGTATTCTTGTAGTTAAAATACCAATGTGGATTGTAATTGGATTTGAAACTAAAGtgtaaatttttcttcttccttattTATTACTtgacttattttaaattaaaaaaatatctaaaactaaattaatatgcAGAGGAAcctttatttaaaagaaaaaagaaaatatatatatatatatatatatatatatatatatatatatatatatatatatatatagggattAGTTTCAATAttgtaaatagaacaatatttcatatttactGTTTACCGTATATAGATTCTTAGATTTTACAcaaattttcatcaattaatttttaaaaataagaaaactacTTTATATCAATTCAAGATTGTAATTAAATGATTCTGATCTTTCTTTCTCAAAATTAAACCAAGTTAACCTTAGTTGTCTGTGAATTCGAAAACTAACTCATTATAATAGTCAAATTTTGTTTCAGCCTTTTTAATGAATACATATCTATTTCtgttagatttatttaaaaGCCTTTTGAATGAATACATCTTTTCTATTAGATTTATGTAAAAGCAACTTTTATTGACCgagtatttcttaaaataaaaactaataaccatattgttttaatattaattacatttacttaattttttttttaactcaaagaGAGTCTGTGAAAGTTTATCTGAGTTTAAATAGTTTACATAAAAAAGGTTCCACGTTGAGTTAATTCATTTTCCATATCTAAGATCTTAAAGTCTAAGAGTTAACTCGAGataagaatttatatttatctaagAATGGGTAATACTGGAATTAGATTTCTAAAGGTTCTAGATTTCTAGTCCTGGAAATATTTGTAGTGCAAAATTAAGAATcattatatgataaaaatcaataaacttATCTTACATAATACTTTATCATTAAACTAAAAGCATAAAgttgatatattatttatttattcttttattttttaaaaagctGCAAAATAAACACTAAATCTTGATTCCTAaggggtttttttttttttaactacaaGCTCAACCTTTTTGCTCCATCTCCCtgctcattttttcttttatcgattttattttaactttactAAAAACGATGGTAGATTTTCTTcgtttttgatattttaaattattggtGTTAGTCTATGATCATAACAATAGTGACTTAGATATGCTTAATTGAAATTTGTCATTCATTTGGGTTCTATTTGTTCTGTCTTTTTCCTGGATGACATAAGTTTGATTTTTCTTCTGGGTAAGTGATTAATTGCATGCAAGTGCATCTGCTACTTCTACTGTCATATTTAGCCTatgatattcattatttatcaaACAAACAATTGCAGATTCAACGAATCTACGTTGTTTTTTGTCATCAAATAAGACTAACATAAACACTTTGCCACGTCAGTTATGAGAATTATTCACTTGGCTTTGGGAATGAAAACGTGTTTAGTAGACGCTCTCAATTATTTGGGCTTTTGCTTCAATTCAGACCACATGTAAATTTTCCCTCCTCCAAGGTGACTACGGcgactatttttatttttactattattattattattttaattttaggtgAGGGTTTTTCCGCTGGTTCTTCTTGTTTCTATACTGTATGAGATGATTTCTTTGTTACAGTGTTTTCATTTTGCTCCTTACTTTTATAAAAGAAGTGTTTTCTTCCTTTTAAGCATGACTTGTTTCCTTAATTATTCGTACTTTTGctgtttttgtttcaatgtttaGTACTAATTATTGGTCCCCGGAAGTTGCTGTAAGATAGATTTCCAGAgctttttaaaatgatttttgtcTTTGGAACGACTGGGTGTTAATTTTCCTGCACCTGCCAAGTGTTTGAAGGAATGCATGAATGAATTTAatagttgaattttttttcaatagtctCGTTGACTGCATATCTTTCTTTCAATACTGTTTTATGGGTCCTTATTAGTGCACTAGTACAGGTTTAACAGGGTTTTACTATATATTTATCAGCTTCTGGTTATCAACCCATCAGTGTTGAGAGGAAAGTGGttgttagtttttcattttaatgaCCAGGATTGCCTTTTCGCAAACCTAAACATATAATGTAGTTGTAGCATGCTCTTTTTATTGTCTGTGTCGCTGTAACATgttgaatttgtttttcatacGCAGCCTAGTTTACCACTTCTGGACATATGTTCACATTTTTTGTTGGCTAActaagtattttaaccttatccgatctaattaattaagtaaagcTCTTGCTCTGATATTCTGAACATAACTTATTCTAGTAGCGAATACCTGTTTCATTTGGTTTTGAAAGATAATATTGGAAATTCTTGCTTCTGATTAAATCGTTTTGTATATTTTGTTGCTTTCCTGCATCTATCGTGGCAATAACATTTTCTTGCAAGATCAAAGCTGATGGATGTTGCTGAAAGGAGTAGTCATCGTATTCATTTTGTAGTCTACACTCAGTGCTATGATGActgattttatacaaaattttcaacccATCGCTTTAAATACAATGGAAACCATCATACTTGCATATGTGTGTACGAGGAGCAGTAGGAGCAAACACTAGGAGGGTTATGAAGACTATGTATGATCATTATGTGTTGCATCtgaggattttttttctttttctttttcgtattttaaacaatttatgtaCCAATGggaaatattatcttttaaagtCATCATAGATCTGTAGTCACAGCTAGTATATATTTCAGGCCTTTCATTTAGGAAGTGAGAAAGTCCCAACTCCCCTGACTTATAGGTTGAACTGTAACTAGGAATTGAACAAGTTATGAACATTTTGCACATTCTTGTTTTTCGTGCACTTTGTGCTTTTGAACTGAGCTATTTGTGATATTTTCTTTCAGAATTAGGGACGTTCAAGAAACCAAACGAAGCACATTTAGTTGATGAAATCATAGGGTTTCAAGAAGGCTCTGTTATCAGGTACTGGCATCAGAGTTTGACCATTTTTCTTCTATAtgatttatatgtatttatccagttaaaaatgaattttctattattaaaattttgcatcTTTGTTGTTTGGGTTGATATTGTAGAATTGAAGCATTAAAGTGgagtaaaatgtcaaaattctGCATTTAAGTTTCTAAATATTGTAGTCCTGTCATAGTAGAGTTTCATGCTTTTTATTTCAAGTTTAACAACTTACATAGGAAGCTGGTTTTCCCCCATTAAATGTGATGGTTGTATGTCTATTTGATTCAGGCTTTAAATGTGCTTTTTGGCATGAATTTTAGCCCCATTTTAATGGTGCTTGCCTTCAACTCCAAAGGTAAAAAATGAAACCAAAGTAGGATGAACACCTGATTTCTGTGAGCgttataattcaaattttaatcacGCTGGACCAGAATACCTGCAACTTTATTGAACTgtattagaaacaaaaacacaCCGCAGCTTTATCATCCTCCAGAATGAAAAACTTGATTTTTTATTGCACCTTGGAGGGAGAATGGGATTTACTCTTATCAGATTATTGTATTGTACAAGCCTTTAGAAATTTTATCGTATCACTCCCTAACCTTATACCCATGGTTCTGAATTGCAGTTGAGATTGTTCTTGTAGTTAAAGCCGTTGCATTTATTGTGATGTGGATTGTGGTCATTATAATTGCTATGTTTAAACTGAacataaattattcaattattttaactattgatatattttttacaattattcATCAGTACATCATGCAACCTTCCAGTGCACCACCATGGAGTGCCTCTTGCACTCCCCAAACATCCCATCCATTTAACCATTGACACTTAAGGAATTACATTATAAGATTGAAATTTGAAtctttgtttcctttttttttatttgacaaaaaTGTGAAATTGAATGGTGCTGAGGTTCCCTTGCGGTTCCATTGCAGTTCCATTGTAGTTATGTTATGAATGCATTATATCATTACATATCATTTTGTGGGCTGTTGCCTTTGTAGGCTGTTCTACAACATCAATATTGTGGTCACAATTGCGATTGCGAACTACAATTTAAAATCATGTTTATATCCTTTAAAACAGAAACGCTTCACTCTCCTCTATCTGCCAACAAAACTATTAGTCACACAGGGCATAACCTTAAATTTTCTGTCTTGGTCATGACCCCCTACATTGTGACCCATCATGTCTTCTTATCTACCCAAGCTACTTTAGGTATCCTATCATCGATGCTCTTCCCCTCAAGACACACAATGTCATCTAGTTGGATAATCTCTAAGGATACTGATCCTTAACTTTTCCACCAAAGTTTTTCTTACTTTATCTTTTGGTCTCTCAAATGTTTATCGTCAAGGggcattttatttttctgttgaTTTAATTTTTGGAGATGATATAAACCTTGAACATGTTCCATATTTGAAGATCGTCCCTGGACTTCCACTCCATCTGTTGCTGCATTTCAGGTAAAGCATAGTTGGAGATTGGGGATTGATTTTAATCTTATTTGTGTAAAGGGTGTGTCTTTTTCCTATgttattatgattattgtttGGGAAAGTGGCTATGAAATGAAAGttatattgtaaattgattATATCTAGAACGAATGATTGATGACAATTGACTTTTGATGCACTATTAAGTGACTTTAAGTAATTGTGGTTCAGAAATTGTGCATTGAACTTTGCATTCCACTCTAATTTTAGATTTACTTTTCATTTAGACTCAGCAGCATCAGTTTTTGACAAAAATGGCACTTGTTCCCCATAATTGATTTGTGATCAGATTCAACTGTTGCAACATTACAGAGTTTTTGAATATTGATTGTTTACACATATATATTCTTTTGTTGATATAGtttaaattgtattttctttttggtattatttgtagtaaaattttatccttttaatcAGGGTTTAAAATCGTAGATTTTGTTCTAGGTTCATTGCTGCAACAAACTTACAGGAGTCCCAGCTCTCATAGTTCCATCAACTTTTAGAGTAGTGATACTCAAATCGTGAATAGAATATGATATCATTTGTTGTCTGGAAAGTTGTGTTTAATACATTAGCAGCAGCAGCGAAGCACCCATTTTATTTGGTTTCAAAACTACCccatttatgaattttttatatttataacattttgaGTCTGTTTTTACAATTCACAATGTAGTCATACTTTCTTCTTACAAGTAGACCTGTACGTTGATGTTCGACTGTTGTTGCTTTAACtcttatttctaaattataatgaaattccTTTTAAACAGGTTTATCTTGGACTATTCAAGTTTCACAACTGAACAGTTCAATGCAGAAAACTACTGGAAATATTGTAGGCCAATTCTTAGGTGGTTTAAATTGTTATCTAAGAAGATGTATGTTTGCCATTTTATCTGTGGGTCCTGTGCCAAGTCATATTGCTTTCATCATGGATGGAAATCGAAGGTAtgcaaagaagaaaaacatgGAAGAAGGTGATGGCCACAAGGCTGGATTTAATGTTCTCACGTCCCTTCTTAGATACTGCTATGAGTTAGGAGTGAGGTATGTAACTGTCTATGCATTCAGCATTGATAACTTCAAAAGGAAGTCTACAGAAGTTCAGTCCTTGATGGAACTGATGCAGAAAAAGATTGAGGAATTGCTTGAACAAGAAAGTCTCATTAATGAGTATGGTGTTAGATTACATTTCATTGGAGACATGCAACTATTGACAGAGCCTGTCAGGGCTGCTGTGGAGAAGGCAACGAGAGTTACTGCCCACAACAACCAGAGAGTTCTTTTGATTTGTGTAGCGTATACTTCTCGTCACGAGATTGTGCATGCTGTTCAAGAATGTTGCAAGGAAAAATTGAATGAAGTTCAAACGAGAAAAAAAGTGAAAGTTACAAATGGTGCGTTTTCAAGAATTGATCAGGTCCTGAAAGGAAATGATTTTGATTTGCTTTCTCAAGATTCATGTAAAGAATATCCAAATGCAACCAAAGCTTGCAGTGCTGAAGTAGAAACTGCTGCAAGGAAAGAGGGTTTGTTTGAGAATAATATCGAGAATCATATCGGTAACTATACTGAAGCTGAAACGAGATCATGCAATGGGCTGGTTGAATTGACTGAAGAGAGAAAGGATATACAGGATGAGGTTCCTTTTATAAAACTTGCGGATATTGAGAAGAACATGTACATGGCAGTTGCACCTGACCCAGACATCTTGATCCGATCTTCTGGAGAAGCTCGCCTCAGTAATTTTCTACTTTGGCAGACAAGTACATGCCCTTTATATGCACCAACTGCACTTTGGCCTGAAATTGGTCTCAGACACTTGATCTGGGCAGTATTGAACTTTCAGAGACACTACTTttatttggaaaagaaaaag contains:
- the LOC114178121 gene encoding dehydrodolichyl diphosphate synthase 6-like, which gives rise to MQKTTGNIVGQFLGGLNCYLRRCMFAILSVGPVPSHIAFIMDGNRRYAKKKNMEEGDGHKAGFNVLTSLLRYCYELGVRYVTVYAFSIDNFKRKSTEVQSLMELMQKKIEELLEQESLINEYGVRLHFIGDMQLLTEPVRAAVEKATRVTAHNNQRVLLICVAYTSRHEIVHAVQECCKEKLNEVQTRKKVKVTNGAFSRIDQVLKGNDFDLLSQDSCKEYPNATKACSAEVETAARKEGLFENNIENHIGNYTEAETRSCNGLVELTEERKDIQDEVPFIKLADIEKNMYMAVAPDPDILIRSSGEARLSNFLLWQTSTCPLYAPTALWPEIGLRHLIWAVLNFQRHYFYLEKKKKQS